From the genome of Lentilactobacillus buchneri, one region includes:
- a CDS encoding glycosyltransferase: MDIWVIIWVFLFISLFSTMGFGILNLFNIFCHKNAEAHYSVDIQRKVKHMYIMMPALNEANEIEATVSRLLRAMSPLPCKTTLIIINDGSDDGTDVKLQRFVGNNRVHILTRKLPHAREGKGKALNDGLKWITTQTHDFKQTVVGVIDSDSKPSFKILLNIFNGFTHSNYDLLQTGISISNIHNFLTLMQEFEFGVPNFLQQIIRMGWGSAIASGNG, encoded by the coding sequence ATGGACATATGGGTTATCATTTGGGTCTTCTTATTCATCTCATTGTTTAGTACCATGGGATTTGGCATTCTCAATCTCTTCAATATTTTTTGCCATAAAAATGCTGAGGCCCATTATTCGGTTGATATTCAGCGAAAAGTTAAGCATATGTATATTATGATGCCGGCACTCAATGAAGCGAATGAAATTGAAGCCACTGTTAGCCGGCTGTTGCGGGCAATGAGTCCACTTCCCTGTAAGACGACTTTGATTATCATTAACGATGGTTCAGACGACGGCACGGATGTGAAATTACAAAGATTCGTGGGCAATAACCGGGTGCACATTTTGACTCGCAAACTGCCTCATGCCAGAGAAGGTAAGGGGAAAGCTCTCAACGATGGCCTAAAGTGGATTACAACGCAAACCCACGACTTCAAACAGACGGTTGTCGGCGTAATCGACAGCGATTCAAAACCCAGCTTCAAGATTTTGTTGAACATTTTCAATGGTTTTACCCATTCCAATTATGATTTATTACAAACCGGCATCTCGATCAGCAACATTCATAACTTTCTGACTTTGATGCAGGAATTTGAGTTTGGCGTTCCCAACTTCTTACAGCAGATTATCCGCATGGGCTGGGGGAGTGCGATCGCGTCCGGCAACGGCTAG
- a CDS encoding Cna B-type domain-containing protein, with translation MMSCSFHKLHNFVVAHFKLLSIIAIFLCTFASAAAVSDSASAADIDSTITGLSATSAKEDGATVLPAVSQQWYAGPVHTLDYDFKIADGTTVNNGDTATVTLPTGATFRTPEKFDIKSSNTNETVGQFVANPKATTGQITFSNAAYWAKYNTNRHGSLEFSVTGTRAFTPSYPVNVFLAKNGWGINETVRPNGTLAQVNWQVLVNPNNRQLNNVQVEDTLGNTTAQTFDPKSVTVTDNAGGQTIAASHYTITPTDSGFTFQWNGTLDKAINIMYHSDISNDNEYSLYGTELDLPNTASITASDITTAAAGTPVTTSNTKTVVLTMGKGSATGDHTDATTSLTVKKVWQDVPDGVTTPAVTAKLYADGKDTGKTVTLNEANSYQAQFNGLAKFAKDGHAISYTVNEASVPEGYKSDPDGNKPQAPDSNGVVTLTNVYQKKPQCFTYVHVIKTWKNVPFWKCTPRVHVTLYQNGVPYRFRTLSYFDCYRTTFRYLPQYDSQGNQFVYTVAEDYVPFGYKTKTPGQQTPDANNNVNLINVYNKRHHHFIPCWGW, from the coding sequence ATGATGAGTTGTTCATTTCATAAGCTGCATAATTTTGTTGTGGCGCATTTTAAGCTGCTAAGTATCATTGCAATCTTTCTTTGCACGTTTGCTTCGGCAGCCGCTGTTTCTGACAGTGCAAGTGCTGCCGATATTGATTCGACAATTACCGGACTGTCTGCCACGTCCGCCAAAGAAGACGGTGCGACCGTGTTACCTGCTGTTTCACAACAGTGGTATGCCGGTCCGGTCCACACACTGGATTATGATTTTAAGATTGCTGACGGGACAACTGTTAATAACGGTGATACTGCCACAGTCACGTTACCGACTGGTGCAACATTTCGAACACCAGAGAAATTTGATATCAAATCAAGCAACACCAACGAAACGGTTGGCCAATTTGTTGCCAATCCAAAGGCCACGACTGGGCAAATTACGTTCAGTAACGCGGCTTATTGGGCCAAATACAACACCAACCGGCACGGGTCATTGGAATTCTCAGTCACCGGTACCCGCGCATTTACCCCCAGCTATCCAGTGAACGTTTTTCTTGCCAAAAATGGTTGGGGCATCAACGAAACTGTCCGTCCGAATGGGACTTTGGCGCAAGTAAACTGGCAGGTCTTGGTTAACCCCAATAACCGCCAGTTGAACAATGTCCAAGTTGAAGATACTTTGGGCAATACAACCGCACAAACCTTTGATCCTAAATCAGTAACGGTGACTGACAATGCCGGCGGCCAAACAATCGCTGCCAGCCATTACACCATCACCCCAACTGATTCTGGATTCACTTTCCAGTGGAATGGCACACTGGATAAGGCAATTAATATTATGTATCATTCCGACATCAGTAACGATAATGAATACAGCCTTTACGGTACTGAATTGGATTTGCCAAACACGGCCTCAATTACGGCCAGTGACATCACGACAGCTGCCGCCGGAACACCCGTTACGACTTCAAACACCAAGACGGTGGTTCTGACAATGGGTAAAGGTTCCGCAACCGGTGATCACACCGACGCCACCACGAGTCTCACTGTCAAAAAGGTCTGGCAGGATGTTCCTGATGGTGTCACCACACCAGCTGTTACTGCTAAGTTGTACGCGGACGGCAAGGATACCGGCAAGACGGTTACCCTCAATGAAGCTAATTCATATCAGGCTCAGTTTAACGGCTTGGCCAAATTTGCCAAAGACGGTCACGCAATCAGTTACACGGTCAACGAAGCTTCAGTGCCGGAGGGTTATAAGAGTGATCCGGATGGTAACAAGCCGCAGGCACCCGATAGTAATGGCGTAGTTACCCTTACCAATGTTTATCAGAAGAAACCGCAATGCTTCACCTATGTTCACGTCATAAAGACCTGGAAGAACGTGCCATTTTGGAAGTGCACTCCACGGGTTCATGTGACGTTGTATCAAAATGGGGTTCCATATCGATTTAGAACATTAAGCTATTTTGATTGTTACCGAACGACTTTTCGTTACTTGCCGCAGTATGACAGTCAAGGAAACCAGTTTGTGTACACAGTCGCTGAAGACTACGTCCCATTTGGCTACAAGACTAAGACCCCAGGTCAGCAAACACCAGACGCCAATAATAATGTCAACTTGATCAACGTTTATAACAAACGTCATCATCACTTCATTCCGTGCTGGGGATGGTAA
- a CDS encoding glycosyltransferase family 39 protein, with amino-acid sequence MMIKQSKLIKAAYFSITILAVICVVWLMAGTVTGYFRASYKTFTPSVNGLTVSVIVSMIAAVLLWYIGKWFAGRFTGWFVAFISIMAIPKLILVFAFKLNPISDMYSYNALGGSAANQDSWAWMYHVGVLDLDSIFPHVLHIANLYNVLFRISINSPKVVQVFNIACSVLTTFLILAIVTYFFNRTIGMFAALTFFFLPTWYLYTTLIGAEPAWLLALFLSMYFLIKLLAYRSLKDWHPWVTIGLIIVLLFFAQSIRPLSMVFVIGYVCFVWFRLSEQTTKENRADFWVPRIGILAVMLGFFALNQLQPRIDRFYFGVPIADAKIGEQYTLATGTNPKTGGVYNYNMILKLEKYNHNQKLTNEQRFAGFEKVLSKQLKANVAGIKAHGTWKHFFYDKNETLMKPDYGPVLFYSNTRKKTDQFQVMPRHMINGLTNLVTGNQVVMLLLVIIGLLAQFVAYRIDSKVNRERNGVLLSDTIMIGLTIIFLLVEVQSRYQIAFYVPWTILSGLGMGHLMPTFQVKNDSGSKNDQHERS; translated from the coding sequence ATGATGATCAAACAGTCCAAGCTGATTAAAGCGGCTTATTTCAGTATCACCATTTTGGCAGTTATTTGCGTTGTTTGGCTAATGGCTGGAACAGTCACTGGTTATTTTCGGGCAAGCTATAAGACCTTTACACCTAGTGTTAACGGTCTTACTGTCAGTGTTATTGTGAGTATGATTGCGGCCGTTTTGTTGTGGTACATTGGCAAGTGGTTTGCCGGCAGATTTACCGGATGGTTTGTGGCTTTTATCAGCATCATGGCGATTCCAAAACTGATTCTGGTATTTGCCTTCAAACTTAATCCAATATCTGATATGTATAGTTACAATGCTTTAGGTGGGTCCGCCGCTAATCAGGATTCTTGGGCGTGGATGTATCATGTTGGCGTCCTGGACTTGGACAGTATTTTTCCACATGTCTTGCACATTGCCAATTTGTATAACGTGCTGTTTAGAATTTCGATCAATTCGCCAAAGGTCGTTCAGGTATTCAATATCGCCTGTAGTGTATTGACGACTTTTTTGATTTTAGCGATTGTCACGTATTTCTTTAATCGGACAATCGGGATGTTTGCCGCTCTGACGTTCTTTTTCCTGCCAACCTGGTATCTTTACACAACATTGATTGGTGCTGAACCTGCGTGGTTGCTCGCACTGTTCTTGAGTATGTATTTTCTGATCAAATTGTTGGCATATCGGTCGTTAAAGGATTGGCATCCTTGGGTCACAATCGGATTGATTATTGTCCTGTTGTTTTTCGCTCAATCCATTCGACCATTATCGATGGTTTTTGTCATTGGGTATGTTTGCTTTGTGTGGTTCAGGTTAAGTGAACAGACCACCAAAGAAAATAGAGCTGACTTTTGGGTTCCACGAATCGGCATCCTCGCCGTCATGTTGGGGTTCTTTGCTTTAAATCAACTCCAGCCAAGAATTGATCGCTTCTATTTTGGGGTGCCGATTGCAGATGCCAAAATTGGTGAACAATACACGCTGGCGACGGGAACCAACCCCAAGACTGGCGGCGTTTACAATTACAACATGATTCTAAAACTTGAAAAATATAATCATAATCAGAAGCTCACAAATGAACAGCGGTTTGCTGGATTTGAAAAGGTCCTTTCAAAACAATTAAAGGCTAATGTCGCTGGTATCAAAGCCCATGGCACTTGGAAACATTTCTTCTATGACAAAAACGAAACCCTGATGAAGCCGGACTATGGACCTGTCTTGTTTTACTCAAATACCAGGAAAAAGACTGATCAATTTCAAGTGATGCCACGTCACATGATTAACGGCCTGACAAATCTGGTCACCGGAAACCAAGTGGTCATGTTATTGCTGGTTATCATTGGGTTGCTGGCGCAATTTGTTGCTTATCGGATTGACTCCAAAGTTAATCGTGAACGTAACGGCGTCCTATTGAGTGACACCATCATGATTGGATTGACCATTATTTTTCTGCTGGTGGAGGTGCAAAGCCGATATCAGATTGCATTTTATGTTCCATGGACCATTTTAAGTGGTCTGGGAATGGGACATCTGATGCCGACTTTTCAAGTTAAAAATGACAGTGGCTCGAAAAATGATCAGCATGAAAGATCATGA